From Cheilinus undulatus linkage group 17, ASM1832078v1, whole genome shotgun sequence, one genomic window encodes:
- the zmiz2 gene encoding zinc finger MIZ domain-containing protein 2: protein MNPLNSMKPSLPPTPQSSDGPFLNDPVSWQPGTNQHAGSLSVVTTVWGVTNPTHSQVFGAPMGPGESSGGHMMPGGSPGMGPGMGSQFMGQQSYGDAVSKGYGQPVMYGRPGAGYNPASAYGGSYSGNSGGAGLGVRPPSDFTQAAAAAVAAAAATATATATATVAAIQEKQNQELSYGQMGGASSYSTQFLSHSGPRGPPGMVSSRPGPPPSSGGMYPSHPAQSQKMPQHGGYPGGQQGLKRPFHSEGFPVQQYGSGGMSGYPNQPLQYPSGPQQRCAPSPSYPSSRMPLMGQYGSGSHNPGQFPPGAGQPNPPQYYKSEPFNGQGSLPSAGAGGYNAFTQAAVSGPGRGGVMPGYPSSPMGGNPTPPMTPGTSIPPYLSPGQDTKPPYLPPDTKPNIIAQQPPTGNPSDDLRLTFPVRDGVVLEPFRLEHNLAVSNHAFQLRDSVYKTLMLRPDLELQFKCYHHEDRQMNTNWPASVQVSVNATPLCIERGDNKTSHKPLYLKQVCQPGRNTVQITVTACCCSHLFVLQLVHRPSVRSVLQGLMKKRLLPAEHCITKIKRNFSSGTIPGTPGLNGEDGVEQTAIKVSLKCPITFRRIQLPARGHDCRHIQCFDLESYLQLNCERGTWRCPVCNKTALLEGLEVDQYMLGILVYIQNSDYEEITIDPVCGWRPVPVKPDLHIKEEPDGPVLKRCRTVSPSHMVLPNVMEMIAALGPASSPYQSLNAGGRNTPDYNRPGSQGFSSQSGFTDFPNTPGTPTLGEYAPSGPPPPPLPYQSEQSSHSGRIEHPHNILQQHSSGVHGNQSLGDASSPLPQRNNNSQSSRLQSEGTFGLGGPGTAGGEGADHALDLLPELTNPDELLSYLGPPDLPNNSSDDLLSLFENN from the exons GTGTTCGGTGCACCCATGGGTCCCGGTGAGAGCTCTGGAGGTCATATGATGCCTGGGGGCAGCCCTGGGATGGGCCCCGGTATGGGCTCTCAGTTCATGGGGCAGCAGTCGTACGGAGACGCCGTTTCTAAGGGATACGGACAGCCGGTGATGTACGGACGTCCCGGCGCCGGTTACAACCCTGCCTCAGCGTACGGGGGAAg TTACTCCGGTAACAGCGGAGGTGCCGGTCTGGGCGTCCGTCCTCCCTCAGACTTCACGCAGGCGGCTGCCGCTGCTGTTGCCGCCGCCGCTGCTACTGCAACCGCCACCGCAACGGCAACGGTTGCGGCAATACAGGAGAAGCAGAACCAGGAGCTGAGCTACGGACAG atgGGTGGTGCGTCCTCTTACAGCACCCAGTTCCTGTCACACTCTGGGCCCCGCGGCCCCCCAGGGATGGTCTCCTCCAGGCCGGGACCTCCGCCCTCCAGCGGGGGGATGTATCCCTCCCATCCCGCCCAGAGTCAGAAGATGCCCCAGCACGGAGGATATCCAGGAGGGCAGCAGGGACTCAAACGGCCGTTTCACTCCGAG GGTTTTCCGGTGCAGCAGTACGGCTCTGGAGGGATGTCAGGGTACCCCAACCAGCCCCTCCAGTACCCTTCAGGCCCTCAGCAGCGCTGCGCCCCCTCACCCTCTTACCCCTCCAGCAGGATGCCTCTGATGGGACAGTACGGCTCTGGATCACACAACCCGGGACAGTTCCCTCCTGGAGCCGGACAGCCCAACCCTCCACAGTACTACAAG tcGGAGCCGTTTAACGGTCAGGGCAGTCTGCCGTCTGCAGGAGCCGGAGGATACAATGCCTTCACTCAGGCTGCAGTCAGCGGG CCAGGTCGGGGGGGAGTCATGCCCGGGTATCCGAGTTCACCCATGGGAGGGAACCCCACACCTCCGATGACACCCGGCACCTCCATACCGCCCTACCTGTCCCCGGGTCAGGACACCAAACCCCCCTACCTACCACCGGACACCAAACCCAACATCATCGCCCAGCAGCCCCCTACAG GTAACCCCAGTGATGACCTGCGCCTGACGTTCCCGGTCAGAGACGGCGTGGTGTTGGAGCCGTTCAGACTGGAGCACAACCTCGCCGTCAGTAACCACGCCTTCCAGCTGAGAGACTCCGTCTACAAAACTCTCATGTTGAG GCCGGATCTGGAGCTGCAGTTTAAGTGTTACCACCATGAGGACCGGCAGATGAACACCAACTGGCCCGCCTCGGTGCAG GTCAGCGTGAATGCGACTCCTCTGTGCATCGAAAGAGGTGACAACAAGACTTCCCATAAGCCCCTCTACCTGAAGCAGGTGTGTCAGCCGGGACGTAACACGGTGCAGATCACCGTCACCgcctgctgctgt TCCCACCTGTTTGTGTTACAGTTGGTCCACCGGCCGTCTGTCCGCTCGGTGCTGCAGGGTCTGATGAAGAAGAGACTCCTGCCGGCCGAGCACTGCATCACAAAGA TCAAGAGAAATTTCAGTAGCGGCACAATCCCCGGGACCCCTGGGCTGAACGGCGAGGATGGTGTGGAGCAGACAGCGATCAAAGTTTCTCTTAAATGTCCGATAACGTTCAGACGAATCCAGCTGCCAGCCAGAGGGCACGACTGCAGACACATACAG TGTTTCGACCTGGAGTCGTATCTGCAGCTGAACTGTGAAAGAGGGACATGGAGGTGTCCTGTGTGCAA TAAAACGGCTCTGTTAGAAGGTCTGGAGGTGGACCAGTACATGCTGGGGATCCTTGTCTACATCCAGAA TTCGGACTACGAAGAGATCACCATTGACCCGGTGTGCGGGTGGAGGCCGGTGCCCGTCAAACCAGACCTCCACATAAAGGAGGAGCCCGACGGCCCGGTGTTGAAGCGCTGCAGGACGGTCAGCCCGAGTCACATGGTCCTGCCAAACGTGATGGAGATGATCGCCGCTCTGGGCCCGGCGTCGTCTCCGTATCAGAGTCTGAATGCAGGAGGAAGGAACACGCCGGACTACAACAGACCAG GGAGTCAAGGATTCTCCAGCCAATCAGGATTCACAGACTTCCCCAACACTCCCGGCACCCCGACTCTGGGCGAGTATGCCCCCTCTGGACCTCCTCCGCCCCCGCTGCCCTATCAGTCTGAGCAG TCGTCTCACTCCGGACGAATTGAACACCCCCATAACATCCTCCAGCAGCACAGCTCAGGTGTTCATGGGAATCAGAGTCTCGGTGACGCCAGCAGCCCGCTGCCTCAGAGAAACAACAACTCCCAGAGTTCCCGGCTGCAGAGCGAAGGCACCTTTGGTCTGGGAGGTCCCGGGacagcaggaggagagggagcTGATCATGCACTAGAT CTTCTCCCCGAGCTGACCAACCCAGACGAGCTGCTGTCGTACCTCGGCCCCCCCGACCTCCCCAACAACAGCAGCGACGACCTGCTGTCTCTGTTCGAGAACAACTGA